One Castanea sativa cultivar Marrone di Chiusa Pesio chromosome 4, ASM4071231v1 DNA window includes the following coding sequences:
- the LOC142632997 gene encoding uncharacterized protein LOC142632997, translated as MDESIVVSQLLDHSKTRWDISKLRSVFYDATVTSICRIPLPLNVRSDKWIWTKTVYGELSVKSAYWLGRSSNPPPNQDLLRGQIWKTRIRERLKMVLWRVATNCLPMKDKRLRYDANVDTICQLCDTGHESIIHLFINCLLARALWFKHRKVRSSPQIRGNRVPSLWLKPGNGSFKINVDAAVGAYHFAVAVIARDWRGELVFTCSKKVNTTLPLQADLWAVQIAEHFTSAPVMIEGDSQVCYRSITVQGMDTPWTIENIIHSVKSLASNLPFLSFRWVPREANEATHSLAKWSLLYSMYGSFDFGNSPC; from the exons ATGGATGAATCTATAGTAGTATCACAACTGCTGGATCATAGCAAGACTCGGTGGGATATATCCAAATTAAGGTCTGTTTTTTATGATGCAACGGTTACCTCAATTTGCCGAATCCCTTTACCTCTTAACGTCCGTTCTGATAAATGGATATGGACCAAAACGGTGTATGGAGAGCTGTCTGTTAAGTCAGCTTATTGGCTTGGTAGAAGCTCTAACCCTCCTCCAAACCAAGACTTGTTGAGAGGCCAAATTTGGAAGACCAGAATTCGTGAAAGATTGAAGATGGTTTTATGGAGAGTagctacaaattgtctccctaTGAAAGATAAAAGGCTGAGGTATGATGCCAATGTAGACACCATTTGCCAACTATGTGATACTGGACATGAGTCAATTATCCATCTTTTTATTAATTGCCTTCTAGCTAGAGCTTTGTGGTTCA AGCATCGTAAAGTTAGATCCTCTCCTCAGATTCGTGGCAATAGAGTTCCATCTTTATGGTTAAAACCTGGGAATGgctcttttaaaataaatgttgaCGCTGCTGTTGGTGCCTATCATTTTGCTGTTGCAGTCATAGCTAGGGACTGGAGAGGGGAGTTAGTATTTACTTGCTCCAAAAAAGTGAACACCACCCTCCCTCTCCAGGCAGATTTATGGGCTGTGCAAATTGCTGAGCATTTCACTTCAGCTCCAGTAATGATAGAAGGTGACTCTCAGGTTTGTTACAGATCAATCACAGTGCAAGGCATGGACACCCCTTGGACTATTGAGAATATCATTCACAGTGTAAAGTCTCTGGCCTCCAATCttccttttttgtcttttaggtGGGTCCCTAGAGAAGCCAATGAGGCCACCCACTCACTTGCTAAATGGAGTTTGTTGTATAGTATGTATGGTTCATTTGACTTTGGCAATAGCCCTTGTTAA
- the LOC142632996 gene encoding uncharacterized protein LOC142632996, whose protein sequence is MESMVSTFSGPWAMIGDFNSIKNAGEKSGGKPTIESSVNNIRTFITNTAAIDLGFKGPPFTWTNKREDLANIRERLDQCMCNQEWQLLFPKAGVAHLCATNSDHSPILLDINFENEKIARPFRFEAMWTKDETSREVVDKAWQLQVEGSQGFKLARKQTNTKNELKKWNKEHFGNVRERIKVLEKKIEEVQGAEPTKENLELEVALSLELDDWLVKESLKWQQKSREIWLKEGDRNSRFFLLTTLVRRRRNFISDIKQEDSSWISGREAIQEYFKANFQSLYQSSRPQIPESLLEKKLRRRYLGLNHLNLLDQTAFQLSSISTIGKLLGIKLRW, encoded by the coding sequence ATGGAATCAATGGTTAGTACCTTTTCTGGCCCATGGGCAATGATCGGAGATTTTAATAGTATTAAAAATGCTGGAGAAAAGAGTGGAGGGAAACCAACTATCGAAAGCTCAGTCAACAACATTAGAACCTTCATCACAAACACTGCAGCAATTGACTTGGGCTTTAAAGGCCCACCCTTCACCTGGACTAACAAAAGAGAGGATCTAGctaatataagagaaagattgGATCAATGCATGTGCAATCAAGAGTGGCAACTGCTATTCCCAAAAGCGGGGGTCGCTCACCTTTGTGCAACTAACTCAGACCATTCTCCCATCCTTTTGgacataaattttgaaaatgaaaagataGCTCGGCCATTTCGATTCGAAGCTATGTGGACAAAAGATGAAACAAGCAGAGAAGTTGTGGACAAAGCTTGGCAATTACAAGTGGAAGGTTCGCAAGGTTTTAAGCTAGCAAGGAAGcaaacaaacactaaaaatGAGCTGAAAAAATGGAACAAGGAGCATTTTGGTAATGTCAGAGAAAGAATCAAAGTGTTGGagaaaaagattgaagaagTCCAAGGTGCAGAGCCTACCAAAGAGAATTTGGAATTAGAAGTTGCCCTTAGCCTTGAGTTAGATGACTGGTTGGTCAAGGAGAGTCTCAAATGGCAGCAAAAATCTAGGGAGATTTGGCTCAAAGAAGGGGATAGGAATTCAAGATTCTTTCTTCtcaccactttggtaagaaggaGACGAAACTTCATTTCTGATATCAAACAGGAGGACAGTTCCTGGATTTCGGGCAGAGAGGCCATCCAAGAGTATTTTAAAGCCAATTTTCAATCCTTATATCAGTCAAGTAGACCCCAAATTCCAGAATCCCTACTAGAGAAGAAGTTAAGAAGGCGATATTTGGGATTAAATCACTTAAATCTCCTTGACCAGACGGCCTTCCAGCTCTCTTCTATAAGCACTATTGGGAAATTGTTAGGGATCAAGTTACGTTGGTAG
- the LOC142632021 gene encoding cytochrome P450 736A117-like gives MPNFQQFLVPNVTSMLLQPFFLTILAFIFILLFKWSFLPNRNTKKNSPSSPPKLPIIGNLHQLGLQPHRSLQTLAQRHGPLMLLHFGSVPVLVVSSADAAQEIMKTQDLNFANRPKSSMFDKLLYNYKDVSMAPYGEYWRQMKSILVLHLLSNKRVQSFCTVREEETFLMIEKIKQSYDSSSSVNLSEVFAKLTNDVVCRVALGKKYGEGEGGRKFKELLGEFVELLGVISVGDYIPWLSWVNRVNGLDARAEKVAKQLDDFLEGVIEEHLNFKKKEGHDHVLSDFVDILSWIQKEKVIGFPIDRVSIKALLLDAFAAGTDTTYTVLDWAMTELLRHPKMMKNVQNEVREIIGNKKDITEYDLDKMHYLKAIIKETLRFHPPIPLLIPRNSIQDAKIHGYDIAADTQVIINAWTIARDPTLWDEPEEFQPERFLTSSIDFKGHDFQFIPFGAGRRGCPGISFSITTIKLALANLVHKFDWTLPGRARGEDLDMTESTGLTIHRKFPLMAIATPYSG, from the exons atgcCAAATTTCCAGCAATTTTTAGTGCCAAATGTAACATCCATGTTGCTccaacccttttttttaaccATCTTGGCCTTCATCTTCATACTTTTATTCAAATGGTCCTTCCTTCCAAAcagaaacaccaaaaaaaactCACCATCTTCACCACCAAAGCTACCAATCATTGGAAACCTTCACCAACTTGGCTTGCAGCCTCACCGGTCACTCCAAACCTTAGCTCAACGCCATGGCCCTCTCATGCTGCTTCACTTTGGCAGCGTACCAGTCCTTGTTGTCTCGTCCGCTGATGCTGCCCAAGAGATCATGAAGACCCAAGACCTCAACTTTGCAAACCGCCCCAAATCAAGCATGTTCGATAAACTATTGTACAATTACAAAGATGTGTCAATGGCTCCCTATGGTGAGTATTGGAGGCAGATGAAAAGCATACTTGTGCTACATCTTTTGAGTAACAAAAGGGTTCAGTCCTTTTGCACTGTGAGAGAGGAGGAAACTTTCCTGATGATAGAGAAAATCAAGCAGTCTTATGATTCATCTTCATCTGTGAATTTAAGTGAGGTGTTTGCAAAGCTCACTAATGATGTAGTATGTAGGGTGGCCTTGGGAAAGAAATATGGTGAAGGGGAAGGTGGAAGGAAGTTTAAGGAGCTTCTAGGGGAGTTTGTGGAATTGTTGGGTGTCATTAGCGTGGGGGACTATATTCCATGGCTTTCTTGGGTGAATCGTGTCAATGGCTTGGATGCTAGAGCAGAGAAAGTGGCTAAACAACTTGATGATTTTCTAGAAGGAGTAATTGAAgagcatttaaattttaagaagaaagagGGTCATGATCATGTTCTTAGTGACTTTGTGGATATTTTGTCTTGgattcaaaaggaaaaagtgaTCGGTTTCCCTATTGATAGAGTTAGCATTAAAGCTCTTCTGCTA GATGCATTCGCTGCTGGTACTGACACTACGTACACAGTCTTAGATTGGGCAATGACAGAGCTCTTAAGGCATCCAAAGATGATGAAGAATGTGCAAAATGAAGTGAGAGAGATCATTGGCAACAAAAAGGACATAACTGAGTATGATTTGGATAAAATGCATTACTTGAAGGCAATAATCAAAGAGACTCTTCGTTTTCATCCACCTATTCCACTGCTGATTCCCCGAAATTCAATTCAAGATGCCAAAATACATGGCTATGATATTGCAGCTGACACACAAGTCATTATCAATGCATGGACAATTGCAAGAGACCCTACATTATGGGACGAACCAGAAGAGTTTCAACCAGAAAGGTTCTTAACTTCTTCAATAGATTTCAAAGGACATGACTTCCAATTTATCCCATTTGGAGCTGGAAGGAGAGGTTGTCCAGGAATTTCCTTTTCCATAACAACTATCAAGCTTGCTTTGGCAAATCTTGTTCACAAGTTTGATTGGACATTGCCTGGTCGAGCAAGAGGAGAAGATTTGGACATGACTGAATCTACTGGTCTAACCATTCATAGAAAATTTCCCCTTATGGCAATTGCAACTCCATATTCTGGCTAG